A region of Nostoc flagelliforme CCNUN1 DNA encodes the following proteins:
- a CDS encoding type I polyketide synthase, translated as MTVKLAIVGMDAFFGTSYGLDNFERSIYEATQHFIPVPSTRYEGTEQNQPILEGQNYQNDEVSLGAYIQDFEIDAFHFKIPPNDLDKYDPEQLLMLKVIDNALSDANLDQKQKTLQKVAIVTAIREKQNSEINTKFDAFNQQVIDNENNFSEKTNTVFQKISALWNISGPNLTVNVEENSIFEALEIAKMLLTIGTVDAVVVSAVYLAGLECDRTTDTNTGKLTLSYDCNASGSIVGEGGGAIVLKRYEKAHHDQDRIYAVIDAVSFIHKSSATPEKSVRQTCQNAFEKAGVSPRDIGYVEVFASGVEQQDEAEIQGLIEAYRIPNSEFICAIGSVKTNIGHTHIASGIDSLIKTALCLYNRYIPATPQWSSPKKPEIWQNSPFYVPTESRPWLLSTGLTKRVAAINSLANNCTFAHLILSEDSSQQDRSNRYLEQSPFYLFPIAASDQLALLEKLDALEQSIKNSSSLSTTASQTFTTFKSDSQATYALAIVGHNQDELLREIQRGRKGISNAFAQGKEWKSPSGSYFTAKPLGKQGTIAFVYPGALNSFIGMGRKLFHLFPKIHDRASKFVSNPSLFFRDKELYPRSLNKLSKRQLEDLEAKLLNDPLAMQVTGTGFSVLLTDILRDYFQVEPQAAFGYSMGESTMLYALNVWTSGEDVSNFVHSSELFKTRLVGAKNTVRDSWGLPYNPNNKGEAVWHSYVLMAPVSAVSSCLEKENRVYLTNINTPTEVVIAGEPQACLRVIAALNCEAFRSPADMVLHCDLMLSEYDDLIKLNTSPVQNVSGINFYSSANYNLIPLEKESLAHNISRGFCQRVDFPQLINRVYEDGAKIFIEIGPGNTCSRWIADNLKQKEHTTVSINRRGADDYTAIVKALAQLLSHRVSVDLSPLYSSVQESVSKKKSLLKTITLERYPLIPVDTNSEDLNIVSLSASNLQPQHKQLSLVGSEKIQTSLKIANDAYIANYSSKIAVTVDKQRDFPDADSSKNYVSRKPENVVYDEVDVLEFAKGTVSKVLGKDFEVIDPYLRRVRLPNPPYLFVSRVTKIAGERGEYNTGFIETEYDFPQDAWYSVDGHIPLGIYQESAQGFLLLLGYLGTDFENKGQRSFRLLDLTATFLCEQPEEIKTVRYTVKINSYVRTNYNLIVFFTCECFINDKLFLKVSGGCAGLFSDEELEQGQGIIVSARDEKLKSQIQKQNFQAPLFCEKSTFEWKDLLYLSQGNIAACFGDRYQQNGLNPSLRLPPQKLLMIDQVLSVDPKGGAAGLGLVTAQKSVEPDDWYFLCHFQNDPTMPGSLMVEGSSQLLQFYLLFLGLQTSTVDGRFQIVPQRPQIVRFRGQVTPTSGILNYRLEVIEIGLSPKPFIIANVDVFFGGKTIAYVKNLGWQLTERHENAS; from the coding sequence ATGACAGTAAAACTGGCAATTGTAGGCATGGATGCTTTTTTCGGTACAAGCTATGGATTGGATAACTTTGAGCGTAGTATTTACGAGGCAACTCAACATTTCATTCCTGTTCCTTCTACAAGATATGAAGGCACAGAGCAAAATCAGCCAATATTGGAAGGACAGAATTATCAAAATGATGAAGTATCCCTGGGAGCTTATATTCAAGATTTTGAAATCGATGCCTTTCATTTCAAAATCCCACCCAATGACTTAGACAAATACGATCCTGAGCAGTTACTAATGCTGAAGGTGATTGATAATGCTCTGAGTGATGCAAATTTAGATCAAAAGCAAAAAACACTGCAAAAAGTGGCTATTGTTACTGCTATTAGAGAAAAGCAAAATAGCGAAATTAATACTAAGTTTGATGCGTTTAACCAACAGGTTATAGATAATGAAAATAATTTCAGTGAAAAAACAAATACTGTTTTCCAAAAAATATCTGCTTTATGGAATATTTCCGGCCCTAATTTAACTGTAAATGTTGAAGAGAATTCCATTTTTGAGGCGCTAGAGATAGCAAAAATGCTGCTCACCATTGGGACAGTAGATGCTGTTGTTGTAAGTGCAGTATATTTGGCTGGACTGGAGTGCGATCGCACGACCGACACAAATACTGGTAAACTCACCCTCAGTTATGATTGTAATGCCAGTGGCTCAATAGTGGGTGAAGGGGGCGGGGCGATCGTTTTAAAGCGATATGAAAAAGCTCACCACGATCAAGACCGCATCTATGCAGTGATTGACGCGGTTAGTTTCATACATAAAAGTTCTGCTACCCCAGAGAAATCAGTCAGACAAACCTGCCAGAACGCTTTTGAGAAAGCAGGAGTGAGTCCCAGAGACATCGGCTATGTAGAAGTTTTTGCTAGTGGGGTTGAACAGCAAGATGAGGCTGAAATCCAGGGTTTAATCGAAGCCTATCGAATTCCTAACTCCGAATTTATCTGTGCAATTGGCAGTGTCAAAACCAATATCGGACATACGCATATTGCATCTGGAATTGACAGCTTAATTAAAACTGCTCTGTGCCTTTACAACCGTTATATTCCGGCAACACCGCAGTGGTCTAGCCCGAAAAAGCCAGAAATTTGGCAAAACAGTCCTTTCTACGTCCCTACCGAGTCTAGACCTTGGCTTTTGAGTACAGGACTAACGAAAAGAGTAGCGGCTATTAACAGCCTAGCTAATAACTGTACGTTCGCTCATTTAATATTGTCAGAAGATTCTAGTCAGCAAGACCGCAGCAACAGGTATTTGGAACAAAGCCCCTTTTATCTTTTTCCAATTGCTGCTAGCGACCAATTGGCTTTACTTGAGAAACTTGATGCATTAGAGCAATCGATTAAAAATAGCTCATCTTTGTCTACCACTGCTAGTCAAACTTTTACTACCTTTAAAAGTGATTCCCAGGCGACTTATGCATTAGCAATTGTCGGACATAATCAAGACGAATTGCTTCGGGAAATCCAGCGCGGACGTAAGGGTATTTCTAATGCCTTTGCTCAAGGGAAAGAGTGGAAAAGCCCATCAGGTAGCTATTTCACCGCTAAACCTTTAGGTAAACAAGGTACTATCGCCTTTGTTTACCCAGGTGCTTTGAATTCCTTTATTGGGATGGGTCGAAAACTTTTCCACTTATTTCCCAAAATTCATGACCGTGCCTCCAAATTTGTTTCTAATCCCAGCTTATTTTTTAGAGACAAAGAACTTTATCCAAGAAGCCTGAATAAATTATCAAAAAGGCAACTAGAAGACTTAGAAGCAAAATTGCTCAATGATCCTCTAGCAATGCAAGTTACTGGAACAGGTTTTTCAGTATTGTTAACAGACATATTAAGAGATTATTTTCAAGTGGAGCCTCAAGCTGCATTTGGATACAGTATGGGCGAAAGCACCATGCTGTACGCTCTGAATGTTTGGACTAGCGGTGAAGATGTTAGCAACTTTGTGCATTCATCTGAATTATTTAAAACACGCTTAGTCGGTGCTAAAAATACAGTTCGGGATTCTTGGGGCTTACCTTACAATCCCAATAATAAGGGCGAAGCTGTGTGGCATAGCTATGTTCTCATGGCTCCGGTATCCGCAGTTAGTTCTTGCTTAGAAAAAGAAAACCGGGTCTATTTGACAAATATCAACACACCGACAGAAGTTGTCATTGCTGGAGAACCCCAAGCCTGTCTCAGAGTGATTGCAGCTTTGAATTGTGAAGCTTTCCGTTCACCTGCTGATATGGTGCTTCATTGCGATTTGATGCTTTCTGAATACGATGATCTGATTAAACTTAATACCTCACCCGTTCAAAATGTATCCGGAATTAATTTCTATTCATCAGCTAATTACAACTTGATTCCCCTTGAGAAAGAATCCCTAGCTCACAACATTAGTCGAGGATTTTGTCAGCGTGTTGATTTTCCTCAACTGATTAACCGAGTCTATGAAGATGGAGCCAAGATATTCATTGAAATAGGCCCTGGTAACACTTGTTCTCGATGGATTGCTGACAACCTAAAACAGAAAGAACACACTACCGTATCCATAAATCGTAGAGGAGCTGATGATTATACTGCCATTGTCAAAGCCTTGGCACAACTTCTCAGCCATCGTGTATCTGTGGATTTATCACCACTATATTCTTCGGTACAAGAAAGCGTTAGTAAAAAGAAATCTTTACTGAAGACTATTACCCTAGAACGCTACCCACTTATTCCTGTTGATACAAATAGTGAAGATTTAAATATAGTCAGCTTGTCTGCAAGTAATTTACAACCGCAACACAAACAACTAAGTTTAGTTGGATCTGAAAAAATACAAACCAGCCTGAAGATTGCTAACGATGCTTACATAGCAAATTATTCGTCGAAAATCGCGGTAACTGTCGATAAACAGCGTGATTTTCCTGATGCGGATAGCTCTAAAAATTATGTTAGCCGTAAGCCTGAAAACGTTGTTTACGATGAAGTGGATGTTTTGGAGTTTGCTAAAGGTACAGTTTCAAAAGTATTGGGTAAAGATTTTGAAGTTATCGACCCCTATCTGAGACGAGTCCGCCTACCAAATCCTCCTTATCTATTTGTCAGTCGCGTTACGAAAATTGCAGGTGAACGAGGTGAATATAATACAGGTTTCATCGAAACCGAATATGATTTTCCTCAAGATGCTTGGTACTCGGTTGATGGTCATATTCCGCTAGGAATATATCAAGAATCAGCACAGGGCTTTTTACTTTTACTTGGCTACCTTGGGACTGACTTCGAGAATAAAGGGCAACGGTCATTTCGCTTACTAGACTTAACAGCTACATTTCTCTGCGAGCAACCCGAAGAAATTAAAACTGTTCGTTACACTGTCAAAATCAATTCTTATGTCAGAACTAATTACAATTTGATAGTCTTTTTTACTTGTGAATGTTTTATTAACGACAAACTGTTTCTGAAAGTATCTGGAGGCTGCGCTGGACTATTCTCAGATGAGGAACTAGAGCAAGGACAAGGTATTATTGTTTCGGCGCGAGACGAAAAACTAAAAAGCCAAATTCAGAAGCAGAATTTTCAAGCGCCACTATTTTGTGAAAAATCTACTTTTGAATGGAAAGACCTGCTCTATTTGAGCCAAGGTAATATTGCTGCTTGTTTTGGCGATCGCTATCAGCAAAATGGCTTGAATCCATCTCTACGCTTACCCCCACAAAAGCTGTTAATGATTGATCAAGTGCTATCTGTTGATCCTAAAGGGGGAGCAGCAGGATTAGGTTTAGTTACGGCTCAAAAATCTGTAGAACCAGATGATTGGTATTTTCTCTGTCACTTTCAAAATGACCCGACTATGCCCGGTAGTCTCATGGTTGAAGGTAGTTCTCAGTTATTACAATTTTATCTCCTCTTCTTGGGACTTCAAACTAGTACTGTAGATGGCAGATTCCAAATCGTACCTCAGCGTCCCCAAATAGTACGTTTTCGTGGACAAGTCACCCCAACTTCAGGCATCTTGAACTATCGACTTGAAGTTATTGAAATTGGGCTATCTCCAAAACCTTTTATTATAGCCAATGTCGATGTTTTCTTTGGTGGTAAAACAATCGCTTACGTCAAAAATTTGGGTTGGCAATTAACGGAAAGACATGAGAATGCATCATAA